Within the Acidobacteriota bacterium genome, the region CTCGCTGACTTGGTGCTCGACCATCTCGACTCGCCGGCGGAACAGGATCTGGGCCGGTCAAGCGAGCGCGGCGCGGGTCAGCGAGCCCGGTCGCTGGCCGAAGATCTCCGAACGACGCTCGGAACGCTGGAGCGAGATTTCGCGCACCGGGTCGATTCCATCGGTCGTGAGTTTCGGGAGGCTCGCAGTGCAGCGGAGCGGCTACGGCTCGTGCCGGCGAGTGCGGTGTTCACCCTGCTGGAGCGGACCGCTCGCGATACCGCGCAAGCGCTGGGGAAGCGGGTCGTCTTTGAGGGACGCGGCGGCGACGTGCGCCTGGACGTCCAGATGCTGGGTGTGGCTCACGGGGCGCTCCTGCAGGCGGTGCGCAACGCCGTTGCCCACGGCATCGAGCCCCAGGGGGACCGGTTGGCCGCTGGCAAGAGCCCCGACGGTCGCGTCACGGTGCACGTCACCCGTCGCGGAAACCGAGTCGTGTTTGTGTGCCAGGACGATGGGCGTGGCGTGGATCTCGAAGAGGTCCGTCGGCTGGCACGTCGGAAAGGCTTGCTTTCCACTCAGGCGGAAGCATTCGGACCTCAGGAACTGCTCGGCCTCCTGCTCAAAGGGGGCATCAGCACATCAGGGACCGTGACCGATGTGTCCGGTGCGGGAGGCCGGTGAGCGTCTGGGTGGCGACGTGAGCGTGCACACGGAGGCAGGCCAAGGAACGACGATCGAAATCTCAGCGCCGTTCACGCTCGCCTCTCTTCCAGCGCTGCGCGTCGAGTCGCGCGGCGTGACGGCACTCCTGCCACTGGACGCCGTGCGCGGCAGCCTCCGTGTATCGCCCGAGGCGATCGTGCGAACGGCGCAGGGCCAGTCCGTGCTGTACAACGACCTGAGCCTCCCACTCGGGACGCTGGCGGGTGCCCTTGTCCCGGATTCTCCTCCTGTTCGTGCGAGCGGCCCTGCATCAATCGTCGTCGTCCAGGGACGCACGACCACTGCGGCGTTCAGCGTCGACCGCGTGCTCGGGACGACGACGGTCGTCTTGCGACCGCTTCCCGACCTCGCTCCGGCCGCCGAGTATGTGGCTGGGGCCTCCCTGGACGAAGAGGGCGTCCCACAACTCGTACTCGATCCTGATGCCCTCGTCGCCGCGGTCGAGCGTTCGCTCGCTACCAGGGACGAACCGTTGTCCGCACGCCCGTCCATCCTCGTGATCGACGATTCGCTGACCACACGGATGTTGGAACAGAGCATCTTGGAATCCGCTGGCTACGTCGTCGATCTCGCGATATCAGGAGAGGAAGCCTTAGAAAAGGCCCGTGAGGCCCGCTACGCCTTGTTCCTCGTCGACGTCGAGATGCCTGGTATGGACGGATTCACGTTCATCGAACGCGCTCGGGCTGAACCGGCGCTCCGCGACATTCCCTCGATCCTTGTGACGTCGCGGAGCTCTCCCGAGGATCGGCGGCGCGGCCAGCACGTGGGGGCACACGCGTACATCGCGAAGAGCGAATTCGACCAGGGCCTCCTTCTTGAACGCATTCGGGAGCTCGTGGGGTGATGGCTGGCATTCGGGTTCTCGTCGTCGAAGACTCTGTGACGGTGCGCAGATATCTGTGCGAGGTTCTCGCAACCGATCGGGATCTTGAGGTGGTGGGTGAGGCCAGTGACGGCAAACGCGCCATCGAGCTGTGTCAGACGCTGCGCCCCGATGTGGTCACGATGGACATGATGCTGCCGGTCATGACGGGTCTTGGAGCCACCGAATACATCATGGCGCACTGCCCCACGCCTATTCTCATCGTCTCTTCGTCCACGAATCGTGGCGAGTTGTTCAAGACGTACGAGGCGCTGGCGGCCGGTGCCCTGGAGGTCTTGGAGAAACCCCAGGGAGACGAGACTGACGAGGCGTGGGAGCGAAGGTTCATCGCCACCGTCAAACTGATTTCGCGCGTGCGGGTGATCACGCACCCCCGGGCGCGGCTGGGTGCGTTCGGGCGAACGCAGGCACCGTCATCCGAAGAACTCGTATCAAGCGCCCGACAGCGTCGCCAGGTCGTTGCGGTCGGCGCGTCGACCGGGGGGCCCGGTGCCGTTGTCGAGATTCTGCGGGCGCTGCCCGCCTCATTTCCGCTACCGCTGCTGCTGGTGCTTCATATCGCCGAGCCGTTTGGTACCGCGTTCGCGGACTGGCTGGACGGCCAGGCGCCGCATCGTGTCTCCTACGCATGCGACGGCGATGTAATTCGCGACAGAGCGGGAGAGGTGATCATGGCGCCGCCCGAGTTTCACCTGGTCGTGCGCGGCGGGCGCGTCCGTCTCACGGCCGATGAGGAGCGCCACTCGTGCCGACCGTCCGTGGATGTGCTGTTTGAATCGATCGCCCGAGAATATGGCCCGGCGGCAGTGGCCTGCCTCCTGACGGGAATGGGCCGTGACGGCGCCGCGGGTCTCCTTGAAGTTCGCCGGGCTGGAGGGTTCACCATCGCTCAGGACGAGGCAACATCCATCGTCTACGGCATGCCTCGGGAGGCTGCGATCCTCGGCGCTGCCGAGTCCATCCTGCCGCTGGGAGAGATCGGCCCGGCCCTGGCCGCCATCGCGGGCCACCCACGGGAGGCATACCGCGCATGAACAAGACGGCCTTGATCGTTGACGACAGCCTGACCGTGCGCATGGACCTCGCCGACGCGTTTAACGACGCCGGGTTCGAGACGCGCCTCTGTTCCACGCTAGCAGAGGCGCGGGATGCCTTCGCACAAGCCAGCCCTGACGTCGTGATTCTCGATATTCTCCTTCCCGACGGCGATGGCATCCAGTTGCTCAAAGAGATTCGTGCCTCGCAGTCGTCCAACGCGGTGGTGGTCATGCTCTCCACCGAAGCCGAGATCAGAGACCGCATTCGAGGTCTTCAGACCGGAGCCGACGAGTACGTGGGGAAGCCGTATGACTCCGGCTACGTGGTCGCCAAAACACAGGAGCTGCTCCAGGAGCGTCGCCGATCCACCACGAGCGCGATGACAGTCCTGGTCATTGACGACAGCCCCACGTTCCGGGAAGAGCTGCGCCTGGCACTGGAAGCGGCGGATTACGCCGTCGCCATGGCGGCAACAGGCGAGGAAGGCTTGCGATTGGCCGCATCACAGAGACCGGCGGCCATCCTGGTTGACGGGGTGCTTCCAGGCATCGATGGTGCGACGGTGATTCGGCGGTTGCGACTCGACGCGGCGTTGCGCGACGTGCCGTGTCTGCTCCTCACCGCGTCTGAGGACATGAACACCGAGCTTCGTGCGCTCGATGCCGGGGCGGACAGCTTTGTGCGAAAGGAAGATTCCTTCGATGTCATCCTCGCGAGACTCGCAGCCGTCTTGCGACGAGCAGGTGCTCGAGCGCGCGCCGACGAAACCCGGAGTCTGCTGGCCACGAAGAGAATCCTGGCGGTGGATGACAGCCCCACATATCTGGAGGAGCTCGGCGAATCATTGCGGGAGGAGGGATACGATGTCATTTCCGCCCCGTCCGGCGAGGAGGCCATCGAGCTGCTCGCCGTGCAGACGGTCGACTGCATTCTGCTCGATCTGGTAATGCCAGGCCTGACAGGCCAGGAGACCTGTCACCGTATCAAGGCGGCCCCAAGCGTCCGGGACGTGCCGCTCATCATGCTGACAGCGCTCGAGGATCGCCAAGCTATGATCGAGGGCCTGAGTGCGGGTGCGGACGACTATATATCGAAGTCGAGCGAGTTCGAGGTGCTGAAAGCCAGAGTTCGTGCGCAGATCCGGCGGAAGCAGTTCGAGGACGAGAACCGCCGCATTCGCGAGGAACTGCTCCGCACCGAGCTCGAGGCGGCGGAAGCAAGAGCCGCCCGCGAACTGGCGGCGACGCGGGCGATCCTCGTCGAACAGTTGGAACGAAAGAATCGCGAGCTCGAGGCCTTCAGTTATTCGGTGTCGCACGACCTGCGAGCCCCGCTGCGCAGTATTGATGGCTTCAGCCAGGCGTTGCTCGAGGATTGTGCACACACGTTGAATTCCAAGAGCCGAGATTATCTGCAGCGCGTTCGGTCGGCGGCTCAGCGCATGGGGGAGCTCATCGACGATCTCCTCGAATTGTCACGCGTCGGTCGAGCCGCGATCCACCGCAGCCGCACGAACATTTCTGAAATTGCGAGGGCCGTTGTGTCCGAGCTCCGAAAGAGAGAGCCGGAGCGCCGGGTCGAGATCGAGATCCAGGACGCGCTGCTGGCCGATGTCGACAACGGCTTGATGCGGGTCGTATTGGAGAATCTGCTGGGAAACGCGTGGAAGTTCACGGCCAACGTGCCACAGCCGCGGGTGCAGCTTCTCAGCGAGCGCACCGCCAACGGTCCCGCGTTTGTGGTTCGGGACAATGGGGCGGGTTTTGACATGGCGTATGTCGAGAAGCTCTTCCGGCCGTTTCAGCGGCTGCATTCAGCGACCGAGTTTCCGGGCACCGGCATCGGACTGGCCACGGTTCACCGCGTCGTTGATCGACATGGTGGCCGGGTGTGGGCGCAAGGCGCGGTGGGAGGCGGTGCGGCCATCTATTTCACGATTCCCCCGGTGCGATCGGAAGGTACGTTGTGAGTCGCAGCCGGATCATTCTCCTTGTCGAGGACAACCCTGACGATGTCGAGCTCACACTCCGCGCGTTCGAGCGGAGCAAAGTGATCAAGGACATCGTGGTCGCCCGGGACGGAGCAGAAGCGCCCGAATACCTGTTCGCCACAGGGGCTCACGCCGGGCTGCGCGGCGACGAACGAACACGACGACTCCCGGTCGTCGTCCTTACATCGAGCAATGAAGAAGGAGATGTGCTTCGTAGTTACGACCTGGGTGCGAACAGCTTCGTCCGGAAGCCCGTGGATTTTGCGCAATTCCTGGAAGCCGCGCAGCAGCTCGGCCTGTACTGGCTGGTGGTCAACGAGCCGCCGCCGACGGGTACCATGACTGACAGGGGCTTGAGCAGCCAGCGATGACGGAATCGCAGCCTCTGCGCGTGTTGATCCTCGAGGACAACGATTCGGACGCAGTGCTCGTCGTGCGTCACTTGGAACAGGCAGGTTTCAAGCCGGCGTGGGATCGTGTCGAGAACGAGGCAGACTTCATCGCGGCACTCAACCCCCAGCTTGATGTGATTCTTGCGGACTTCAATATGCCTGCGTTCGGCGCATCCAGAGCCCTTGACTTGCTCAAAGCGCACGATGTTCGAGTGCCCCTGATTGTCGTATCCGGGAGTATCGGCGAGGAGAGGGCCGTTCAGGTGCTTCAGAGCGGCGCCGCTGATTACTTGTTGAAAGATCGCCTCGCACGGCTCGGCCCGGCAGTGCAGCGGGTGATGGACGAACGGCGCCTGGAGGCCGACAAATATAGGGCGGAAGCGGCCCTCAGGGAGTCGGAAGAACGCACGCGGTTCGCGCTGAATGCCGCGAGCGTGGGAGTGTGGGAGGCCGACTTGCGAACAGGAGCGGTGCGCTGGTCGGAGATGCTCGAAGCCCTGCACGGAATGGCGCCGGGAACGTTCGGCGGCACATTCGAAGCATTCCTCGACCGCATCCACCCCGACGATCGTGCGGACGTGGCCAAGGCGATCGACGAGGCGACCCGTCACCATACCGACTCGAATGTCTTGTATCGCACCCAGTGGCCGGACGGCACCACACACTGGATCAGCGAAATGGGCAAAACGTTCTACGACGATGCCGGCATGCCAGTCCGCTCGGCGGGAATCGGGCTGGATGTGACCGAACGCCACATGTTGGAGGAGCAGTTCCGCCAGGCTCAAAAGGTCGAATCGATCGGGCAGCTAGCCGGCGGCGTCGCGCACGATTTCAACAACTTGCTGACCGCAATTCAAGGTTACTGCGAATTGCTGGCCAGTGAACTCGGGTCGGACAGCCGGCACCAGAATGACATCGCGGAGATTCGGCATGCCTCCGAACGGGCCGCAGCGCTCACTCGACAACTTCTCGCGTTTGGCCGGCGTCAAATTCTCGAACCCCGGGTCCTTGATCTCCGAGACTCGCTTCGCGGCATCGAGCCGATGATCAGACGTTTGATTGGTGAGGACCTTGATGTCGTCTTTCACACAAGCGATGAGGCCGCGCGTGTCAAAGCGGATCCAGGTCAAGTCGAGCAGGTCATTCTGAATCTTGCGCTGAACGCACGCGACGCGATGCCCCAGGGCGGCTCCCTTCTCTTGGAAGTGACAACGGCTGACTTGGATGAATCGTATGCTCGTCGTCACGTCAGCGTCAGGCCCGGACGTTACGTCATGTTGAGCGTCAGTGACACCGGTGTAGGCATGCATGCGGAGACGCAAGCGCGCATTTTTGAGCCGTTCTTTACGACGAAACCGCGCGGACGCGGCACGGGGCTTGGCCTCTCGACCGTCTACGGCATTGTGAAGCAGAGCGGCGGAAATATCTGGGTGTACAGCGAACCCGGGCACGGATCAACGTTCAAGGTTTACCTGCCGCGCGTGGAAGAAACGGTGGATCAGCCGACGAGTTTGCCAGCGCCAGACATCTTGACAGGGTCAGAAACCATCCTGGTCGTTGAAGATGAACCGGGTGTGCGCGAACTCGTACGGAAGGTATTGGAGCGGTACGGGTATCGCGTCCTTGTGGCGGCAACACCGGTTGAGGCCCTCGCCCTCGGAGAACAGTACAACGAACCGATAGATCTCTTGATGACGGATGTCGTGTTGCCCGAGATGAGCGGCCGGTCTCTTGCAAGTCAGATGGTCACGAGTCGCCCGAGGATGCGCGTGATGTACATGTCGGGTTACACGGAGAATGCGATTGTCCACCACGGTGTGTTGGATGCGGATACACCGTTTCTTCAAAAGCCGTTCACTCCAGACGCCCTCGCGCGTAAGGTCAGGGCGGTGTTGGGCTAGGCAATACGTCGGACGGGGACAGAATCTGGCTAAACTCCCGCGATCGCTCTTTGGTTCCGGGCAGGAACTGCGGATCAGGCTGCGAGGCGCCAAAGCTGCAGATAATGGTGGGGGCGCCTTGAACACGCAGGCTTCGACTTCCTTGCGACGGGATCGTCAGCCGCTTCGAGCACGTGCCGGGGTCGCGGGCAGCGTACCACAATCTGCCCGGCGCGCCAGCGCTTGACGTTGCGCTTCACGTGGTGAGTGCGGCTGATGAGACTCTTTGCCGCGTTGGTCGTGCTCAGCGAGCGACGAACACTGGAAGAGTCGAGAGCGCAACGGCGGCCGGATGCTGCGATCCGGCCGCCGTTGTTTCAGCTGGCTACTGCGTGCACGCGCGGCGCGCGTTCACGAACCCCTTGCCGTAATACGGATCGTTGCCGATCTTCCCCTCGTCATCCGCGCTTGCCGCCAGGAGAGCCTTCAGCGCGCCGAGGGAGATTCCCGGGTGCGACTGCCTGGCCAGCGCCGCTACCGCCGACACGGCCGGCGCGGCCATGCTCGTGCCGGCTGCCCAGCTGTAGCTCGAGATGCTCGCACCGCTGCCGCGCGAGGTCGAGAGCACCAAGTCGAACACCCAGCAGCTCGTCGTGATCGTTCCGGACGGCACGCGCGGGAGGGTGCAGACGGCATTGCCCGGCAGCACGAAGTCGCCACCCGGACCCGCCACCCACACGACCGAGTTGCCGTAGTTGGTGTAGGACGCCGGACGCCGGAAGTTCGTCGCGCCGAGCGCGAAGCCCACGGGCCCGGTCGCCGAAACAGCGATGCCGCTGCCCGACTCGGCCGGCACCGTGGTGTACGGGCCGCTGTGATCGAGGTCGAGAGCGTTGTTCGCCGCGGCGCTGACGACGAGAACGCCGGTACGGTCGGCGTAGTTCACGGCCTTGGCGAGCGCACCGATGAGCGGCCCCGCTCCCCCCTGCTTCGAGAACGTCGCACCGAGGCTCATGTTGATGACGTCTGCCCCGCCGCCCCCCTCGGCGATCGGCGTCGCCGCGTACAGGATGCCCTGGATCACCGCGGCGAACGAACCAGAGCCGCCGTGCAGCACCTTGACGCCGACAATCGTCGCGCCGGGTGCGATGCCGACCGTGCCGATCCCGTTGTCGCGCGCCGCGACGATGCCGGCGACGTGGGTGCCGTGCCAGAACGTTCCGGTGTCGGCATTGAACGGCTGCCCAGGCACGAAGGAGATGGACCGCGCCACGTCCACGCTTCCGTTCAGATCGACGTGCGTGTTGTGGAGGCCGCCGTCGAGGATGGCCACGCGAACGCCCTGACCGGTGCAGCCCGCGCTCCACGCACCCTGGGCATCGACCGCCGTGGTGTTCCACATGGCGTTCGCGAATGTTTCGTCCGACTGCGTGACCAGCTCTTCAGGCGACGTGGTTGGCGCCACCCACTCCACCATCATGTCTTCCGCGCCCTGCGCGACGAGGCCGCCGGCCGCCACCTCGGCCAGGAAATTCGGGTTCAGCGACGTGGCCACGGCAACGCCCGCACCTTCGTGGCTGAAGGTGACCGTGCCACCCGCGGCTTCAACCGCGGCGGTCTGTGCCGCGCTCCATCGACCTGCGCTGAGCACGTACGTCTTCGTCTCGGCCTGAGCCGCGATTCGAACGTGAACGGCTGCCGCGAGCGCGGCCGCTATCACGCCTGCTGTTACCACTTTTCGCATGCCACCCTCCAAGAGCAGAGCAGAAAGCTCTGCCTTATGCGCGCTGGAGAATAGCCCCGGAGAACTGCTGAGGCAACACCTTTCAGGCGCCGGTGAGGGCCGCCGCTGGGTGTGTGCGCGAACGCCAGCGGCGCACGAGGGCATCCTTCAGGACAGAAACGAACAGGAGCAGAATTACGAAACCGGCGTAGGCCGCCATCCAGCCGGTGAGTGACAGATTTCGATGCCACGGCCGCGAGAGCCATCCGTACGCCATCTCGATGTGAATCCAGTACACGAAGAGCGACGTGCGGCCGAGCTGCTGCACCGGGCTCCAGTGATGCGCGGTCGGGCGACGGCCCCACGCGAATGCCAGCGGCAGCGCGAGCAGCAGCAGCCCCGCGCGCAGCATGAAGAACGCCGGTGAGCTGGTCCAGAACGACGAAGACGGGAACGGCGACGGCAGGAACGACGCGGCGTAGCCGCCCACCGCGAGCAATGCCCCGACCGCGAGGAACGAGAGGTTCGCCCTGCGCTCGGCCGCTTCGTCGCGAAGCGCCGCGAGCACGGCGCCGACGCATGCGCCCCCCGTGAGAAACGCCGCCCACGGGAAGAACGTGAAGTTCGTGAGGCCGGGGCGCGGGCGCAAGTACCCCTCGAGGAAATCCGGCAGTGGCGCCGGCCAGGACGCCGCACGGACGGCGGGCGTCGAAAGCGCCAGCGCCGCCGTGGCTGCGCCAAGGACGATCGCGCGCGCGCGCGTCCCGCTGATCGCACCCAACACCGCCGCCGACGCGGCGATGGCCGGCCCCATGATGTTGAGGATGTCGACCTTGAGCAGGCCGTGCCATCCCCCGCCGCCGAGCAGCTTCGCCTGCAGGCGAAACAGCAGCGCGAGGCCGAACACTTCCCAGCCGCGCCGCCGCACGGCGCGCGAGGCCGCGTGCAGGTCCGCTCCCCTGCGCTGTTTGGCGGACATCGCGAGCGGAACGGCCACGCCCGCGAGGAAGAGGAACAGCGGCGCAGCGAACCCGCCCAGGATCGCGCCGTAGCCGAACGCGCGCGTGCCACGATCGGCGGCGCGCGTCCACGCGTCGAGCGTATGCGCCTCGATCATGATCAGCACGGCCAGGCCGCGCAGCCAGTCGATGTAGCTGCGGCGTGAAGGGGCTCCGGGCACGGAATGCCGTGCGCGATTATAGCGGGGAGGGCCGCGCCCTCGCGAATCGGCCGACGCGCAGGATCATCGCCGCCGCGATCGCGACGCCGGCGGATCCGAAACTGAGGAGTGCGCCCATCTTCGTTTCCGCCAGCAGGGCGCCATTCGGGAACGCCGCCGTGGCGAAGAACAACGCGACGGTGAAACCGATTGCCGCGGCAAACCCGACCACCAACATGTCGGCGGGCCGGATGCCGCGCAGCTCACCGAGGCGTGCGAACACCGCGCCGTAGGACAGCGCCGCGATGCCGGCCGGCTTCCCGAGAACCAGCCCCATGAGCACGAACCAGGTGCCCGGCCCGACGCTCGACAGCCCGACCCCCGCGTTCACCAGTCCAAAGAAGAACAGGATGGCCTGCACCGGCGTGTGCCACCAATGCTCGAACTCGTTGAGCGGATCGTGGCGGTGCTTCTCGGCTTCAGCCAGGATGCCGAGGTCGCGGCGCTCGCGCGGGATGAAGGGAATGATCGGCACGAGTGCCAGCGCGGGGTGAAGACCGCCACGCAGGAACCCGATCCAGGACACGAGCCCTCCACCGAGCACGTACGGCCAGAAGCTCCTGACGTTGCGCCGCTTCAGCACCGACGCGATCAACATCCCGATGATGACGAGCACCACGAACTCGCCCGGCCGCAGCTCCCCTGTCGGATAGAACGCGGCCAGGATCACGAGCCCCATCGCATCGTCTGCAATCGCCAGGAGCAGCAGGAACGGAATCGCGGGATGCCCGGCGCCGAAAATCCAGCGGGCGACAAGGTAGCTGAAGGCGATATCCGTGGCGCACGGGATGGCCCAGCCGCGCAGCAGCTCGTCGTTCCCGGTAGCCACCGACAGCGCGCTGTAGATGAGCGCCGGGCCGGCCATGCCGCCGGCCGCGGCCAGCAGCGGCACCGCCGCGCGGCGCGGCGAGGCCAGCGCGCCGCCGGGAAGCGTGGCCTCCACAATCTCCTTCGCCGCCAGCGCGAAGAAGAACACCATGCCGATGTCATTGATGACGAAGTGCAGCGCGTGCGCAAAATGGTCGTAGCTGCCCGGCGCCGTGTTGGCCCACACGAGACCCGCCGCCGCGCCGATGAGCAGGCCGAGCGAGTTGTCGCGAATAACGGCGAGGGCGCGCACTAGACGCACGCCTGCACCGCCCGCCCGAGCGCCTGCGCGGCGCGCGAGCAGTCCGCTGCGGAAATCCCGTGATGTGTCACGGCGCGGACGCGCGGCCCGCCCACGCCGCTCACCAGCACCCCTTCGGCACGCGCCGCCGCCACGAACGCGTCCACCGGCGCGCCCTCCGGGACCGTGAAGATCACGATGTTCGTCTGGACGACGGGTGGGTCGAGGGTGATCCCGGGACACGCGGCCAGGTCGCCGGCGAGCTGGCGCGCGTTCGCGTGGTCCTCGGCGAGGCGATCCACCATCTGCGTCAGCGCGACGATGCCCGCCGCGGCGAGGATGCCGGCCTGGCGCATGCCGCCGCCCAGCATCTTCCGCAGGCGCCGCGCGCGCGCGATGAACTCGCGGCCCGACGCGATGATGGAACCGGCCGGCGCCGCAAGCCCCTTCGACAGGCAGAACTGGACGGAGGACACGTGCTGCGTCCAGTCGGTGACCGGCCGCCCGAGCGCGACCGACGCGTTGAAGATGCGGGCGCCGTCCATGTGCACCGGCAGCCCGCGCTCGCGCGCGAAAGCGCCGGCGCGGGCCACGTACTCCGGCGGCAGCACCGCGCCGCCGCGCCGGTTGTGCGTGTTCTCGAGGCACACCACCGCGGCCTCGGCGTAGTGAACGTCCTGCGACGCCGGGCGGACGGCGCGCGCCAGATCGTCGAG harbors:
- a CDS encoding response regulator yields the protein MTALLPLDAVRGSLRVSPEAIVRTAQGQSVLYNDLSLPLGTLAGALVPDSPPVRASGPASIVVVQGRTTTAAFSVDRVLGTTTVVLRPLPDLAPAAEYVAGASLDEEGVPQLVLDPDALVAAVERSLATRDEPLSARPSILVIDDSLTTRMLEQSILESAGYVVDLAISGEEALEKAREARYALFLVDVEMPGMDGFTFIERARAEPALRDIPSILVTSRSSPEDRRRGQHVGAHAYIAKSEFDQGLLLERIRELVG
- the cheB gene encoding chemotaxis-specific protein-glutamate methyltransferase CheB; translation: MAGIRVLVVEDSVTVRRYLCEVLATDRDLEVVGEASDGKRAIELCQTLRPDVVTMDMMLPVMTGLGATEYIMAHCPTPILIVSSSTNRGELFKTYEALAAGALEVLEKPQGDETDEAWERRFIATVKLISRVRVITHPRARLGAFGRTQAPSSEELVSSARQRRQVVAVGASTGGPGAVVEILRALPASFPLPLLLVLHIAEPFGTAFADWLDGQAPHRVSYACDGDVIRDRAGEVIMAPPEFHLVVRGGRVRLTADEERHSCRPSVDVLFESIAREYGPAAVACLLTGMGRDGAAGLLEVRRAGGFTIAQDEATSIVYGMPREAAILGAAESILPLGEIGPALAAIAGHPREAYRA
- a CDS encoding response regulator, producing the protein MNKTALIVDDSLTVRMDLADAFNDAGFETRLCSTLAEARDAFAQASPDVVILDILLPDGDGIQLLKEIRASQSSNAVVVMLSTEAEIRDRIRGLQTGADEYVGKPYDSGYVVAKTQELLQERRRSTTSAMTVLVIDDSPTFREELRLALEAADYAVAMAATGEEGLRLAASQRPAAILVDGVLPGIDGATVIRRLRLDAALRDVPCLLLTASEDMNTELRALDAGADSFVRKEDSFDVILARLAAVLRRAGARARADETRSLLATKRILAVDDSPTYLEELGESLREEGYDVISAPSGEEAIELLAVQTVDCILLDLVMPGLTGQETCHRIKAAPSVRDVPLIMLTALEDRQAMIEGLSAGADDYISKSSEFEVLKARVRAQIRRKQFEDENRRIREELLRTELEAAEARAARELAATRAILVEQLERKNRELEAFSYSVSHDLRAPLRSIDGFSQALLEDCAHTLNSKSRDYLQRVRSAAQRMGELIDDLLELSRVGRAAIHRSRTNISEIARAVVSELRKREPERRVEIEIQDALLADVDNGLMRVVLENLLGNAWKFTANVPQPRVQLLSERTANGPAFVVRDNGAGFDMAYVEKLFRPFQRLHSATEFPGTGIGLATVHRVVDRHGGRVWAQGAVGGGAAIYFTIPPVRSEGTL
- a CDS encoding response regulator yields the protein MSRSRIILLVEDNPDDVELTLRAFERSKVIKDIVVARDGAEAPEYLFATGAHAGLRGDERTRRLPVVVLTSSNEEGDVLRSYDLGANSFVRKPVDFAQFLEAAQQLGLYWLVVNEPPPTGTMTDRGLSSQR
- a CDS encoding response regulator; translation: MTESQPLRVLILEDNDSDAVLVVRHLEQAGFKPAWDRVENEADFIAALNPQLDVILADFNMPAFGASRALDLLKAHDVRVPLIVVSGSIGEERAVQVLQSGAADYLLKDRLARLGPAVQRVMDERRLEADKYRAEAALRESEERTRFALNAASVGVWEADLRTGAVRWSEMLEALHGMAPGTFGGTFEAFLDRIHPDDRADVAKAIDEATRHHTDSNVLYRTQWPDGTTHWISEMGKTFYDDAGMPVRSAGIGLDVTERHMLEEQFRQAQKVESIGQLAGGVAHDFNNLLTAIQGYCELLASELGSDSRHQNDIAEIRHASERAAALTRQLLAFGRRQILEPRVLDLRDSLRGIEPMIRRLIGEDLDVVFHTSDEAARVKADPGQVEQVILNLALNARDAMPQGGSLLLEVTTADLDESYARRHVSVRPGRYVMLSVSDTGVGMHAETQARIFEPFFTTKPRGRGTGLGLSTVYGIVKQSGGNIWVYSEPGHGSTFKVYLPRVEETVDQPTSLPAPDILTGSETILVVEDEPGVRELVRKVLERYGYRVLVAATPVEALALGEQYNEPIDLLMTDVVLPEMSGRSLASQMVTSRPRMRVMYMSGYTENAIVHHGVLDADTPFLQKPFTPDALARKVRAVLG
- a CDS encoding S8 family serine peptidase; its protein translation is MRKVVTAGVIAAALAAAVHVRIAAQAETKTYVLSAGRWSAAQTAAVEAAGGTVTFSHEGAGVAVATSLNPNFLAEVAAGGLVAQGAEDMMVEWVAPTTSPEELVTQSDETFANAMWNTTAVDAQGAWSAGCTGQGVRVAILDGGLHNTHVDLNGSVDVARSISFVPGQPFNADTGTFWHGTHVAGIVAARDNGIGTVGIAPGATIVGVKVLHGGSGSFAAVIQGILYAATPIAEGGGGADVINMSLGATFSKQGGAGPLIGALAKAVNYADRTGVLVVSAAANNALDLDHSGPYTTVPAESGSGIAVSATGPVGFALGATNFRRPASYTNYGNSVVWVAGPGGDFVLPGNAVCTLPRVPSGTITTSCWVFDLVLSTSRGSGASISSYSWAAGTSMAAPAVSAVAALARQSHPGISLGALKALLAASADDEGKIGNDPYYGKGFVNARRACTQ
- a CDS encoding acyltransferase family protein; the protein is MPGAPSRRSYIDWLRGLAVLIMIEAHTLDAWTRAADRGTRAFGYGAILGGFAAPLFLFLAGVAVPLAMSAKQRRGADLHAASRAVRRRGWEVFGLALLFRLQAKLLGGGGWHGLLKVDILNIMGPAIAASAAVLGAISGTRARAIVLGAATAALALSTPAVRAASWPAPLPDFLEGYLRPRPGLTNFTFFPWAAFLTGGACVGAVLAALRDEAAERRANLSFLAVGALLAVGGYAASFLPSPFPSSSFWTSSPAFFMLRAGLLLLALPLAFAWGRRPTAHHWSPVQQLGRTSLFVYWIHIEMAYGWLSRPWHRNLSLTGWMAAYAGFVILLLFVSVLKDALVRRWRSRTHPAAALTGA
- a CDS encoding Na+/H+ antiporter NhaA, encoding MRALAVIRDNSLGLLIGAAAGLVWANTAPGSYDHFAHALHFVINDIGMVFFFALAAKEIVEATLPGGALASPRRAAVPLLAAAGGMAGPALIYSALSVATGNDELLRGWAIPCATDIAFSYLVARWIFGAGHPAIPFLLLLAIADDAMGLVILAAFYPTGELRPGEFVVLVIIGMLIASVLKRRNVRSFWPYVLGGGLVSWIGFLRGGLHPALALVPIIPFIPRERRDLGILAEAEKHRHDPLNEFEHWWHTPVQAILFFFGLVNAGVGLSSVGPGTWFVLMGLVLGKPAGIAALSYGAVFARLGELRGIRPADMLVVGFAAAIGFTVALFFATAAFPNGALLAETKMGALLSFGSAGVAIAAAMILRVGRFARARPSPL
- the ltaE gene encoding low-specificity L-threonine aldolase; protein product: MLDLRSDTVTLPTPEMRRAMAAADVGDDVYGEDPSVNALEALAAERMGKEAALFVPSGTMGNLISVLTHARRGQEVILGDESHIFIHEAGGASALGGAIFHTVKTQPDATLALDDLARAVRPASQDVHYAEAAVVCLENTHNRRGGAVLPPEYVARAGAFARERGLPVHMDGARIFNASVALGRPVTDWTQHVSSVQFCLSKGLAAPAGSIIASGREFIARARRLRKMLGGGMRQAGILAAAGIVALTQMVDRLAEDHANARQLAGDLAACPGITLDPPVVQTNIVIFTVPEGAPVDAFVAAARAEGVLVSGVGGPRVRAVTHHGISAADCSRAAQALGRAVQACV